A portion of the Lolium rigidum isolate FL_2022 chromosome 1, APGP_CSIRO_Lrig_0.1, whole genome shotgun sequence genome contains these proteins:
- the LOC124657480 gene encoding uncharacterized protein LOC124657480 — translation MSLASCLAPPPPRLPGGRVGPSPPPPSSLGFGPSRAAPATGRRLVHTSCFRQGQDGPAASDDGTGFRYIGRVEMSGDKEVKGGEGGSSNEEEQNYGNRDLFVILLKIKENLQERVTRFWNERWMVPWTGQTIAQVMFLWIATFWLVGSWIVPFLAHAAGFSKETLTHRGQALYSLVTDITEGLAGIAIIHQCLGRFRPLPQGWFEFKLKGRWHWDVALGCLLFPLVNLLSHINISLVHMSSGPVVGISSVEQSIVARDPVAMALYAVVVTVCAPIWEEIVFRGFLLPSLTRYMPLPCSILVSAAAFALAHFNIQRVLPLIFLGVVMGGVFARSRNLLASMVLHSLWNGFVFLDLMK, via the exons ATGTCCCTCGCCTCCTGCCTAGCCCCTCCCCCTCCGCGGCTCCCGGGTGGTAGGGTTGGGCCCTCACCCCCTCCCCCCTCCTCGCTCGGATTCGGGCCTAGCAGGGCTGCTCCCGCCACG GGACGGAGGCTGGTTCACACCTCGTGCTTCAGGCAGGGGCAGGATGGGCCAGCGGCATCTGATGATGGCACCGGCTTCAGGTACATTGGGCGGGTGGAGATGTCAGGGGACAAGGAGGTGAAGGGGGGAGAGGGTGGGAGCTCCAACGAGGAGGAGCAGAATTATGGAAATAGAGATTTGTTCGTTATTTTGCTCAAG ATAAAGGAAAATCTACAGGAAAGAGTAACCAGATTCTGGAATGAACGCTGGATGGTACCTTGGACTGGACAAACTATTGCCCAG GTCATGTTTTTGTGGATTGCCACATTTTGGCTCGTGGGTTCCTGGATAGTGCCATTCTTGGCTCATGCTGCTGGCTTTAGCAAGGAAACATTGACGCACAGGGGGCAAGCATTATATAGCCTTGTGACGGACATTACTGAAGGCCTTGCTGGGATTGCTATCATTCACCAGTGCCTTGGTAGATTCCGTCCCCTTCCTCAAGGTTGGTTTGAGTTCAAATTGAAGGGCAGATGGCATTGGGATGTAGCATTGGGATGTCTGCTATTCCCATTGGTTAATTTGCTTTCTCACATCAATATCAGCCTAGTTCATATGTCGTCAGGGCCAGTCGTCGGGATATCCAGTGTAGAGCAATCCATTGTTGCCCGTGACCCAGTGGCGATGGCCTTATATGCTGTGGTAGTCACTGTGTGTGCACCTATATGGGAAGAGATTGTGTTCCGTGGTTTCCTTCTCCCATCTCTAACACGATACATGCCTCTTCCATGTTCGATCCTGGTAAGTGCCGCAGCATTTGCGCTGGCGCACTTCAACATTCAAAGGGTATTGCCGTTGATATTTCTTGGTGTTGTGATGGGAGGTGTCTTTGCCAGGTCACGCAACCTATTGGCATCGATGGTGCTTCATAGCCTTTGGAACGGTTTTGTATTCTTGGATCTGATGAAGT